In one window of Terriglobales bacterium DNA:
- a CDS encoding CRTAC1 family protein, with protein sequence MATFLAGAAPGQRQPGPATREEPVAHFVDVGQTAGLDMEIIYGGKDTKKYIIETTGTGVALLDYDNDGWLDIFFVNGRTLKGTGPQSTPSNRLYRNLHNGKFADVTEAAGLEAAGWGQGACVGDYDNDGWQDLYVTYYGQNRLYRNRGGVFEQVSEKAGVGGTESQWGTGCAFLDYDKDGKLDLIVAHYVYFDLATAPVPGQTANCVWKSIPVMCGPRGLQRESNVLYHNRGDGTFEDVSERSGVNKTPGHYCFSVSTLDYDDDGWTDIYIACDSTPSILYRNQGDGTFSDVAVIAGAAYNEDGREQAGMGSTVADYNGDGHLDLFKSNFSDDTSTLYRNNGNGTFNDVTYAAGLGLNTKYLGWGTMFFDFDNDGWPDLLLVNGHVYPEVDTYNLGSSYSEPKVLYQNQGNGTFRDISRSAGPGINTPSSARGLAVGDLWNDGRMSAVISNMHGKPSLLVNEVRSANHWVAFKLAGSRSNRDGIGARLTLKAGNRVLVDEVRSGSSYNSSNDQRVHFGLGAATRVDGLEVRWPSGLRERFEGFGVDAIHLLKEGTGKRVEPPETKQPAVTAPPQRP encoded by the coding sequence ATGGCCACCTTCCTGGCCGGGGCGGCTCCCGGTCAGCGGCAACCCGGTCCGGCAACGAGGGAAGAGCCAGTCGCGCACTTCGTGGACGTCGGGCAAACGGCGGGGCTGGACATGGAGATCATTTACGGGGGAAAAGACACCAAGAAGTACATCATCGAGACCACCGGCACGGGTGTGGCGCTGCTGGACTACGACAACGACGGCTGGCTGGATATTTTCTTCGTGAACGGCCGGACGCTGAAGGGAACCGGCCCGCAAAGCACGCCCTCCAACCGGCTTTACCGGAACCTGCACAACGGGAAGTTCGCCGACGTGACCGAAGCCGCCGGTCTGGAAGCGGCTGGCTGGGGCCAGGGAGCCTGCGTGGGCGACTACGACAACGACGGCTGGCAGGACCTCTACGTCACGTATTACGGACAGAATCGCCTATACCGCAACCGTGGCGGCGTGTTCGAACAGGTCAGCGAGAAAGCCGGCGTCGGGGGCACAGAGAGTCAGTGGGGAACAGGCTGCGCCTTCCTGGATTACGACAAGGACGGGAAGCTCGACCTCATCGTCGCCCATTACGTGTACTTCGATCTCGCCACGGCACCCGTTCCCGGCCAGACCGCCAACTGCGTGTGGAAGAGCATCCCGGTGATGTGCGGGCCGAGAGGGCTGCAGAGAGAATCGAACGTCCTCTATCACAATCGCGGCGACGGGACGTTCGAGGACGTGAGCGAGCGCAGCGGCGTCAACAAGACGCCGGGTCATTACTGTTTCAGCGTCTCGACCCTCGACTATGACGACGACGGATGGACGGACATCTACATCGCCTGCGACAGCACTCCTAGCATTCTCTACCGCAACCAGGGCGATGGCACGTTCAGCGACGTGGCAGTGATCGCCGGGGCCGCCTACAACGAAGACGGGCGCGAGCAGGCGGGCATGGGCTCGACCGTCGCCGATTACAACGGAGACGGCCACCTCGACCTGTTCAAGTCCAACTTTTCCGACGACACCTCGACCCTCTACCGAAACAACGGGAACGGCACCTTCAACGACGTCACGTATGCCGCAGGCCTCGGTCTGAATACGAAGTACCTGGGCTGGGGCACGATGTTTTTCGACTTCGACAACGACGGCTGGCCCGACCTGCTGCTGGTGAATGGGCACGTCTACCCGGAAGTAGACACGTACAACCTCGGCAGCTCCTACAGCGAGCCCAAGGTGCTCTATCAGAACCAGGGGAACGGCACGTTCCGCGACATCTCACGCAGCGCCGGGCCGGGAATCAACACGCCCAGTTCAGCCCGCGGATTGGCGGTCGGAGACCTGTGGAACGACGGCCGGATGTCCGCCGTCATCAGCAACATGCACGGCAAGCCCAGCCTGCTGGTCAATGAGGTCCGCTCAGCGAATCACTGGGTGGCCTTCAAGCTGGCGGGCAGCCGATCGAATCGCGATGGAATCGGCGCCCGGCTCACGCTCAAGGCCGGGAACCGCGTGCTGGTCGACGAAGTCCGCAGCGGGTCCAGCTACAATTCCAGCAACGATCAGCGGGTGCACTTCGGGCTGGGCGCGGCCACGCGCGTGGACGGGCTGGAGGTGCGCTGGCCCAGCGGGTTGCGCGAGCGATTCGAGGGCTTCGGGGTCGACGCCATCCACCTTCTGAAGGAAGGAACCGGCAAACGTGTGGAGCCGCCTGAAACGAAGCAGCCGGCCGTCACGGCTCCACCCCAAAGACCCTAG
- a CDS encoding tetratricopeptide repeat protein has translation MVACSLAASQQETSDAPAGTRTLIKEGKLDEAIVRLEDLARADSARPGLARELGVAYYRRGEHARAIPHLQQALKEDPGDREATQLLGLCYHFIGRMADAIPLLEKVRSWMPSANVNADYVLGLSYIQIKDFERARGAFASMYGVPPDSAAAHLFLARMLLRQEFDPVAEENALKAAELDPKLPGVHFLLGELYVFKSRIPEAIAEFERELALNPGHAATYYKLADAYTRIQKWDEAQRLLQNSIWLDSTASGPFVLLGKVLMKKDEHQLALRTLQRAVQMDPNNFVAHHWLGQAFRAVGKNEDAERELRLAQELQSQQNSGR, from the coding sequence TTGGTCGCCTGCAGTCTGGCCGCTTCCCAGCAGGAAACCTCCGATGCTCCGGCCGGCACCCGCACGCTGATTAAGGAAGGCAAGCTGGACGAGGCCATCGTGCGGCTGGAGGACCTCGCACGCGCCGACTCTGCCCGCCCAGGCCTTGCCCGCGAGTTAGGTGTGGCGTACTACCGCCGGGGCGAGCATGCGCGCGCCATCCCGCATCTACAGCAAGCCCTGAAGGAAGACCCTGGCGACCGGGAGGCCACGCAGCTCCTGGGGCTTTGCTACCACTTCATCGGCAGAATGGCCGACGCCATCCCGCTGCTGGAGAAGGTGCGCTCGTGGATGCCCTCCGCGAACGTGAACGCCGATTACGTACTCGGCCTTTCCTACATCCAGATCAAGGACTTCGAGCGCGCCCGCGGGGCCTTCGCGTCCATGTACGGCGTTCCGCCGGACTCGGCAGCTGCGCATCTCTTCCTGGCCCGCATGCTGCTCCGCCAGGAGTTCGATCCGGTGGCCGAAGAGAATGCGCTCAAGGCGGCGGAACTCGACCCCAAGCTGCCGGGTGTCCACTTCCTGCTGGGCGAGCTGTATGTGTTCAAGTCCAGGATCCCGGAAGCGATTGCCGAATTCGAGAGGGAGCTCGCCCTCAACCCCGGCCACGCGGCCACCTACTACAAGCTGGCCGACGCCTACACCCGCATCCAGAAATGGGATGAGGCGCAGCGCCTGTTGCAGAACTCTATCTGGCTCGATTCCACCGCCAGCGGGCCGTTCGTGCTGCTGGGCAAAGTGCTGATGAAGAAAGACGAGCACCAGCTTGCCCTGCGCACCTTGCAGCGCGCCGTTCAGATGGATCCCAACAATTTCGTGGCGCACCACTGGCTGGGGCAGGCTTTCCGGGCGGTGGGCAAGAATGAGGATGCCGAGCGGGAATTGCGGCTCGCCCAGGAACTGCAGTCCCAGCAGAACTCCGGCCGCTAG
- a CDS encoding tetratricopeptide repeat protein produces MPSNSFGVRRAVGALALILAATWLGLATARAQPPSPQAQASSARKQQRLADAYKRAQEAIERRDFAAAARAFDDAVRLDPRSPEAQNGLGWALLAQRLYEQAIPPLRAAVRLRPDFGAAQRNLGEALSGSGRRDEALTHLRRAAELEPHDPDSHRALARLLVSQRKLPEAIAELRRAVELGPGRADLRDDYGSALAQDQRMPEAAEQFSEAVRLDPRLAQAHFHLSIARWRLGDADSALASLQTALDLNPQHADARYYLALVLDRKGQREEAIEQLRRAIELKPDHAQAHNRLGLLLQRAGEPEGAIAAFRRARELDPDNPEIPNNLGLALLQRGDANSAIEQFRTAMSMNPADATFRGNLGIAYLQQADFDSAIAELRGALAVAPRMAPLHYNLGLALKLKDQLLEAMAEFRRAIELDPQLADAHYTLGVTYWQQGSFPQAADELRAAIAITPEYAEAHYTLGTVLKQLGNLPEAATALREALRLQPDFAGAHTTLAAVLEQLGDPEGAAAERKAAEQITREKTALQAAMFATNSGLRMLNAGDLDGAIGQFQSAIKSAPDYALAHYHLGQAFRRKGQSAQAQGAFQRAAELDPKLKPPEH; encoded by the coding sequence ATGCCGTCGAACAGTTTCGGTGTAAGGCGGGCTGTTGGTGCACTCGCGCTGATTCTCGCCGCAACCTGGTTGGGGCTGGCGACGGCACGCGCGCAGCCGCCCAGCCCGCAGGCCCAGGCTTCCAGTGCCCGCAAACAACAGCGGCTGGCCGACGCCTATAAGAGAGCTCAGGAAGCGATTGAACGGCGCGACTTCGCGGCTGCCGCCCGCGCCTTTGACGATGCCGTACGGCTCGACCCGCGAAGTCCGGAGGCCCAGAACGGACTGGGCTGGGCGCTGCTGGCCCAGCGGCTCTACGAACAGGCGATTCCGCCCTTGCGTGCGGCAGTGCGCCTGCGGCCCGATTTTGGCGCAGCCCAGCGCAATCTGGGCGAAGCGCTCTCCGGATCAGGCCGGCGGGACGAAGCGCTCACCCACCTGCGGCGCGCAGCAGAACTGGAGCCCCACGACCCCGACTCACACCGTGCTTTGGCACGCCTGCTGGTCAGTCAGAGAAAACTTCCCGAGGCCATTGCCGAACTTCGCCGCGCCGTCGAACTGGGGCCGGGCCGCGCCGACCTGCGCGACGATTACGGTTCCGCTCTCGCCCAGGACCAGCGTATGCCGGAGGCGGCCGAGCAATTCTCCGAGGCCGTCCGCCTCGATCCCCGCCTCGCACAAGCGCACTTCCATCTCAGCATCGCGCGCTGGCGGCTGGGAGATGCCGACTCCGCTTTGGCCTCTCTGCAGACCGCGCTGGATTTGAATCCCCAGCATGCGGACGCGCGCTATTACCTCGCCCTGGTCCTCGACCGCAAGGGGCAGCGGGAGGAGGCGATCGAGCAGCTTCGCCGCGCCATCGAGCTGAAGCCCGACCATGCCCAGGCGCACAACCGACTGGGACTGCTGCTGCAGAGGGCGGGCGAGCCGGAGGGTGCGATCGCCGCTTTCCGGCGCGCGCGAGAACTTGACCCGGACAATCCCGAGATTCCCAACAACCTCGGTTTGGCGCTTCTGCAACGCGGAGACGCGAATTCCGCCATCGAGCAATTCCGCACCGCCATGAGCATGAACCCGGCGGACGCTACGTTCCGCGGAAATCTGGGCATCGCCTATCTGCAACAAGCCGACTTCGATTCCGCCATCGCCGAACTGCGTGGCGCGCTCGCGGTCGCTCCCCGGATGGCCCCACTGCATTACAACCTGGGCTTGGCGCTGAAACTGAAGGATCAGCTCCTGGAGGCGATGGCGGAATTCCGCCGGGCCATCGAACTCGATCCTCAGCTCGCGGACGCACACTACACGCTGGGCGTCACCTACTGGCAGCAGGGCAGCTTCCCTCAGGCGGCCGACGAGCTGCGCGCCGCCATTGCCATCACCCCGGAATATGCCGAGGCACATTACACGCTGGGCACGGTATTGAAGCAGCTCGGAAACCTGCCCGAGGCCGCCACCGCCCTGCGCGAAGCCTTGCGCCTGCAGCCCGATTTCGCCGGCGCCCACACCACGCTGGCCGCCGTTCTGGAACAACTGGGCGATCCGGAAGGCGCCGCCGCCGAACGCAAGGCTGCCGAACAGATCACGCGCGAGAAGACCGCCCTGCAAGCCGCCATGTTCGCGACCAACTCCGGTCTGCGCATGCTGAACGCAGGAGACCTGGACGGAGCCATCGGACAATTCCAATCGGCAATCAAGTCCGCACCCGATTACGCGCTCGCCCACTACCACCTCGGTCAGGCGTTCAGGCGGAAGGGACAATCTGCCCAAGCCCAGGGCGCCTTTCAACGAGCAGCCGAACTGGATCCGAAGCTAAAACCGCCCGAACATTGA
- a CDS encoding TonB-dependent receptor: protein MRVKRLSSGLLLLALICGFLLLSPKRAAGQAVFGQIYGVAIDPAGAAVPGTKVTVTSVSKGATREVTTNETGNYTVTHLIPDTYDVRGEAQGFKVFEVKGIKVFADQGAQVNINLQVGAAVETVTVTAEDVPLLKTDRADVATTFSEKTVTELPVSLGRNFTDLQLLTPGTQKLTWQHASSENPQSSTQIFINGQHFSGTSFQLDGTDNRDPILGIIVVNPTLESVTETKIATQNYDAEFGQALAAVITAQTKSGSNELHGSAYWFRHSDEQQAVDATIGVDPITGRQIADALHNQFGGTLGGPILKNKLFVFGAYEGTRDKVGRAAQLSVPTDLVRSTCLNPASLVCDLSEYTAPIFNPFTGDPGLDGVIGTPDDPGTGRTQFAGNMIPSNLLSPQAVALLSLLPSASAAGTLGNFTATGTGGFNANLFSIRTDYAATDRLHIYGRYSFAQYALSGRGAFDTDSIAVGGRGLGTNGFAGQSNTRNQSIAAGFDYSFSPSLLMDFRFGWFKYRVNVNPNGLGTTPATDAGLAGLNFGNDFTSGMPAFFIGDQGQEGGDIEFGYALADRLTRCNCPLIQNEDQFQFVNNWTKIHGNHAIKWGADIRYARNLRVPSDRHRAGELSFDRRFTSDNGTDGLGIATFLLGGVTRFTRYPPDSPTDAGERQKRWFFYGQDTWRATPKLTVNLGLRWEIYFPESVTGPEKGGFLDLDTGNIRVAGVGGISSNMDVENSFSNFAPRLGIAYQVTPKTILRMGYGRSFDIGVFGSIFGHAVTQNLPVLPIQENDSATANAQEFNLSDPGGVPGVAPPVVPSDGLIPLPDGIFQRARPNRMRLPTVDAWNITIQREITPTLSAEIAYVGNKGTHVFAGNGPAFNVNQATVVGFPTVSNNDRKLFFPLFGWTQSIDYFGNLADNNYHALQMKVEKRFSKGYQFLAHYTWSQAFNEDADYFPINPRVNYGPNDLNRRHVFVFTNLVELPFGRGRKFGNDVGRGLDYLIGGWQISSVTNWSGGIPFSVRYDECGADRDTGPCRPDLIAGVDTGDETGWLPTGASLTTNGSNNGPWQRPQVGEFGTSGRNSFRGPQFFNTDLSIFKNFTITERVRAQFRFNAFNVFNKVNWGTPNVFWSEFGFGGDNCVDCNKPMTIDHHGGTMRQLQFAAKLTF, encoded by the coding sequence ATGCGCGTCAAACGACTTTCCTCGGGCCTTCTGCTTTTGGCTTTGATCTGCGGTTTCCTACTTCTGTCGCCGAAGCGGGCTGCGGGCCAAGCAGTCTTCGGCCAGATCTATGGTGTAGCCATCGACCCGGCTGGGGCGGCCGTGCCGGGGACCAAGGTTACCGTGACCTCGGTCAGCAAGGGCGCCACTCGAGAAGTGACCACCAACGAGACCGGCAACTACACCGTCACACACTTGATTCCCGACACTTACGATGTGCGTGGCGAGGCCCAGGGCTTCAAGGTTTTTGAGGTCAAGGGCATCAAGGTGTTTGCCGACCAGGGCGCGCAGGTCAACATCAATCTCCAAGTGGGCGCCGCCGTCGAGACGGTCACGGTGACCGCCGAAGACGTCCCGCTGCTGAAGACCGACCGGGCCGACGTAGCCACCACGTTCTCCGAGAAGACCGTGACGGAGCTACCGGTTTCCCTCGGCCGCAACTTCACCGATTTGCAGCTCCTCACGCCCGGCACGCAGAAGCTCACCTGGCAGCACGCTTCCAGCGAGAACCCGCAAAGCAGCACGCAAATCTTCATCAACGGCCAGCACTTCAGCGGCACCTCGTTCCAGCTTGACGGCACCGATAATCGCGACCCCATTCTTGGGATCATCGTCGTCAACCCCACGCTGGAATCGGTGACGGAAACCAAGATCGCCACCCAGAACTATGACGCCGAATTTGGCCAGGCGCTGGCCGCCGTCATCACCGCCCAGACCAAGTCGGGCAGCAATGAGCTGCACGGCAGCGCCTACTGGTTCCGGCACAGCGACGAGCAGCAGGCCGTGGACGCCACCATCGGCGTTGACCCCATCACCGGAAGGCAGATCGCCGATGCGTTGCATAACCAGTTTGGCGGCACGCTGGGCGGCCCCATCCTCAAGAACAAGCTGTTCGTGTTTGGCGCCTACGAAGGCACGCGGGACAAAGTCGGACGCGCCGCCCAGTTGAGCGTCCCGACAGACTTGGTGCGCAGCACCTGCCTGAACCCGGCCAGCCTGGTTTGCGACCTGAGCGAATACACAGCGCCCATCTTCAATCCTTTCACCGGCGACCCGGGGCTTGACGGTGTTATCGGTACTCCGGATGACCCGGGAACCGGACGCACACAGTTTGCCGGGAACATGATTCCCAGCAACCTCTTGTCACCCCAAGCGGTGGCCCTGTTGTCCCTGCTGCCCTCTGCGAGTGCAGCCGGCACGCTGGGCAACTTCACGGCTACGGGCACGGGCGGATTTAACGCCAACCTGTTTTCCATCCGCACCGACTACGCGGCTACCGACCGGCTGCACATCTATGGGCGCTACAGCTTTGCCCAGTACGCCCTCAGCGGCCGGGGCGCCTTCGATACCGACAGCATCGCGGTGGGCGGGCGCGGCCTGGGCACCAACGGTTTTGCCGGCCAGTCCAACACTCGCAACCAGAGCATCGCCGCCGGCTTCGACTACAGCTTCAGTCCCAGCCTGCTGATGGATTTCCGCTTCGGCTGGTTCAAGTATCGCGTGAATGTAAACCCCAACGGTTTGGGAACCACGCCGGCGACGGATGCTGGCCTGGCCGGCCTGAATTTCGGCAATGACTTTACCTCCGGCATGCCGGCGTTCTTCATCGGCGACCAGGGCCAGGAGGGCGGCGATATTGAGTTCGGTTATGCGCTGGCCGACCGCCTGACGCGCTGCAACTGTCCGCTGATCCAGAACGAGGACCAGTTCCAGTTCGTCAACAATTGGACCAAGATCCACGGCAACCACGCCATCAAGTGGGGCGCCGACATCCGTTACGCGCGCAACCTGCGCGTGCCCAGCGACCGGCATCGCGCCGGCGAGCTGAGCTTCGACCGCCGGTTCACCTCCGATAACGGCACCGACGGCCTGGGCATTGCCACCTTCCTGCTGGGTGGTGTGACCCGGTTCACGCGTTATCCTCCCGACTCCCCCACCGATGCCGGCGAGCGCCAGAAGCGCTGGTTCTTCTACGGGCAGGACACCTGGCGCGCCACTCCCAAGCTGACCGTCAACCTGGGATTGCGCTGGGAGATCTACTTCCCGGAGAGCGTCACCGGACCCGAGAAGGGCGGGTTCCTCGACCTCGACACAGGCAATATTCGCGTGGCTGGGGTCGGGGGCATCAGCAGCAACATGGATGTGGAGAACAGCTTCAGCAACTTTGCCCCGCGCCTCGGCATTGCCTACCAGGTCACGCCCAAGACCATTCTGCGCATGGGCTACGGCCGCAGCTTCGATATCGGCGTGTTCGGCTCCATCTTCGGGCACGCGGTAACCCAGAACCTGCCGGTCCTGCCCATTCAGGAGAACGATAGCGCCACGGCCAACGCGCAGGAATTCAACCTCTCGGATCCGGGTGGGGTGCCCGGAGTGGCTCCACCGGTGGTTCCTTCCGATGGCTTGATCCCGTTGCCAGACGGCATCTTCCAGCGGGCGCGCCCCAACCGCATGCGGCTGCCCACGGTGGATGCGTGGAACATCACCATCCAGCGGGAGATCACGCCCACGCTTTCTGCCGAGATCGCCTACGTCGGCAACAAGGGCACGCACGTCTTTGCCGGAAATGGCCCCGCCTTCAATGTGAATCAGGCTACGGTGGTCGGCTTCCCCACGGTTTCCAACAACGATCGCAAGCTCTTCTTCCCGCTCTTCGGTTGGACACAGAGCATCGATTACTTCGGCAACCTGGCCGACAACAACTACCACGCCTTGCAGATGAAGGTGGAGAAGCGCTTCTCCAAGGGCTACCAGTTCCTGGCCCACTACACCTGGTCGCAGGCCTTCAACGAAGACGCCGATTACTTCCCCATCAATCCGCGAGTGAACTATGGCCCCAACGACCTGAACCGGCGGCACGTGTTCGTGTTCACCAATCTGGTCGAGTTGCCCTTCGGCCGGGGCAGGAAGTTCGGTAACGACGTCGGCCGAGGGCTGGATTACCTGATCGGCGGCTGGCAGATCAGCAGCGTGACCAACTGGAGCGGTGGCATTCCCTTTTCGGTGCGGTACGACGAATGCGGGGCGGATCGGGACACCGGCCCGTGCCGTCCTGACCTGATTGCGGGCGTTGACACTGGGGATGAAACTGGCTGGCTGCCGACCGGGGCATCGCTGACAACCAACGGATCCAACAACGGTCCCTGGCAGCGGCCGCAGGTGGGCGAGTTCGGCACGAGCGGACGCAACTCCTTCCGCGGGCCTCAGTTCTTCAACACCGACCTGTCGATCTTCAAGAACTTCACCATCACGGAGCGCGTGCGGGCCCAGTTCCGCTTCAACGCCTTCAACGTGTTTAACAAGGTCAATTGGGGTACCCCCAACGTCTTCTGGTCCGAGTTCGGTTTTGGCGGAGACAACTGCGTCGATTGCAACAAGCCCATGACCATCGACCACCACGGTGGCACCATGCGGCAGTTGCAGTTCGCTGCCAAGCTCACCTTCTAG
- a CDS encoding trehalase family glycosidase: MSGIRSSRYIGESWRGWFAPGKKRWRRGRAAWLLAAALCTLWLPCLGAENPAAPPRGLEDVSHYIQEGWDRLTRSMSDCAVVHDPKVGDLSVLYLPSELETPGNVSDLEKRCAGLRVDRLPHEIERLGQVDMRQIRTHGVLYLPHPYVVPGGRFNEMYGWDSYFILLGLLRDGRLELARGMVENFFFEIEHYGAVLNANRTYFLTRSQPPFLTSMILHVYEADPRPESAKREWLAKAYDYAVQDHRLWTTGPKLAGETGLSRYYDFGEGPVPEIDDSDLSDYRGALRYFLLHWEGAKPFVVVNPKSAADSPGPQFPVYICNPEKRPGGADRCDPVYSLGLVPDYYKGDRAMRESGFDISFRFGPFSGQTHHYAPVCLNSLLYKAETDLERISRMLGREQDAREWRERAARRKENMQKYLWDEARGLFMDYDFTTGKRSSYEYATTFYPLWAGLATPEQARALARNLGRFEHPGGLAMSRNETGTQWDYPYGWAPIQLLAAEGLRRYGFAEDADRVSYEFLSSVLENFRRDGTIREKYNVVTRSSETQVKVGYAENVIGFGWTNGVFLELLHQLPQEEVNRLATDAPRAAAGAADKR, encoded by the coding sequence GTGAGCGGAATCCGAAGCTCGCGGTACATCGGCGAGTCCTGGCGGGGGTGGTTCGCGCCGGGCAAGAAGCGTTGGCGGCGAGGGCGCGCGGCGTGGCTGCTGGCGGCAGCGCTGTGCACTCTCTGGCTGCCGTGTTTGGGGGCCGAGAATCCGGCGGCCCCGCCACGAGGGTTGGAGGACGTTTCACATTACATCCAGGAAGGCTGGGACCGCTTGACGCGCTCCATGAGCGACTGCGCCGTCGTGCACGATCCCAAAGTCGGCGATCTGTCGGTGCTGTATTTGCCATCCGAACTGGAGACGCCGGGCAACGTCTCCGATTTGGAGAAGCGATGCGCCGGTCTTCGGGTGGATCGCCTGCCGCATGAAATCGAGCGCCTAGGTCAAGTGGACATGCGCCAGATCCGCACGCACGGGGTCCTGTACCTTCCGCACCCTTACGTCGTACCGGGCGGACGCTTCAACGAGATGTATGGCTGGGACAGCTACTTCATTCTGCTGGGACTGCTCCGCGACGGAAGACTGGAGCTGGCGCGCGGCATGGTGGAGAACTTCTTCTTCGAGATCGAGCACTATGGAGCTGTCCTCAACGCGAATCGCACGTATTTCCTGACGCGCTCGCAGCCGCCCTTCCTGACCTCGATGATTCTTCATGTCTATGAAGCGGACCCGCGTCCGGAAAGCGCCAAGCGGGAATGGCTGGCCAAGGCCTACGACTATGCGGTACAGGATCACCGCCTGTGGACGACCGGGCCGAAGCTCGCCGGCGAGACCGGCCTCTCCCGCTATTACGACTTCGGCGAAGGGCCGGTGCCGGAAATCGACGATAGCGACCTGAGCGACTATCGGGGAGCGCTGCGCTACTTCCTGCTGCATTGGGAAGGAGCAAAGCCGTTCGTGGTGGTGAACCCCAAGAGCGCGGCAGACTCGCCCGGCCCCCAGTTTCCCGTTTATATCTGCAACCCGGAGAAGCGTCCGGGAGGCGCCGACCGCTGTGACCCTGTTTATTCCCTGGGCCTTGTTCCCGATTACTACAAGGGAGACCGCGCGATGCGCGAGTCGGGCTTCGACATCTCCTTCCGTTTCGGCCCGTTCAGCGGACAGACGCACCACTACGCGCCCGTTTGCCTGAACAGCCTGCTCTACAAGGCAGAGACCGACCTGGAGCGAATCAGCCGGATGCTGGGCCGGGAACAGGATGCGCGCGAATGGCGAGAGCGCGCCGCCCGGCGCAAGGAGAACATGCAGAAGTACCTGTGGGACGAAGCGCGCGGGCTGTTCATGGACTACGATTTCACGACCGGAAAGCGGTCGTCATACGAGTACGCGACCACGTTCTACCCACTCTGGGCAGGGCTGGCCACGCCGGAGCAGGCCCGAGCCTTGGCACGAAACCTGGGGCGCTTCGAGCACCCGGGCGGGCTGGCCATGAGCCGCAATGAGACCGGCACGCAGTGGGACTATCCCTATGGCTGGGCGCCGATCCAGCTCCTGGCCGCGGAAGGCTTGCGGCGCTATGGTTTCGCCGAAGACGCTGACCGCGTCTCCTACGAATTTCTCTCCAGTGTGCTGGAAAACTTTCGGCGGGACGGCACCATCCGCGAGAAGTACAACGTGGTGACTCGTTCTTCCGAGACACAGGTGAAGGTCGGCTACGCGGAGAACGTCATCGGCTTCGGGTGGACGAACGGCGTGTTCCTCGAACTGCTCCACCAGCTCCCGCAGGAAGAAGTGAACCGGCTGGCAACAGATGCACCACGTGCTGCCGCAGGGGCTGCCGACAAGCGCTAG